A region of Vigna radiata var. radiata cultivar VC1973A chromosome 6, Vradiata_ver6, whole genome shotgun sequence DNA encodes the following proteins:
- the LOC106764908 gene encoding ribulose bisphosphate carboxylase/oxygenase activase, chloroplastic has protein sequence MAASVSTVGAVNGAPLSLNSSGAGASVPSSAFFGSSLKKVTVSRVPNTKISSGSFKIVAAKEIDENQQTNKDRWRGLAYDISDDQQDITRGKGMVDSLFQAPMNDGTHYAVMSSYEYLSTGLKQYNFDNTMGGFYIAPAFMDKLVVHITKNFMTLPNIKIPLILGIWGGKGQGKSFQCELVFAKMGINPIMMSAGELESGNAGEPAKLIRQRYREAADIIKKGKMCVLFINDLDAGAGRLGGTTQYTVNNQMVNATLMNIADNPTNVQLPGMYNKEENPRVPIVVTGNDFSTLYAPLIRDGRMEKFYWAPTRDDRVGVCKGIFRTDNVPEDDVVKIVDTFPGQSIDFFGALRARVYDDEVRKWISGVGIDGIGKKLVNSKEGPPTFEQPKMSLNKLLEYGYMLVQEQENVKRVQLADKYLNEAALGDANQDSIKRGTFYGKAAQQINVPVPEGCTDPNAENFDPTARSDDGTCLYTV, from the exons ATGGCTGCCTCAGTCTCCACTGTTGGAGCTGTCAACGGAGCTCCA CTGAGCTTGAACAGCTCTGGAGCTGGAGCTTCAGTTCCCAGTTCAGCCTTTTTTGGCAGCAGTTTGAAGAAGGTTACAGTCTCAAGGGTCCCTAACACCAAAATTTCCTCTGGGAGTTTTAAAATTGTTgctgcaaaagagattgatgaGAACCAGCAGACTAATAAGGACAGATGGAGAGGTCTTGCCTACGATATTTCAGATGACCAGCAAGACATCACAAGGGGGAAGGGTATGGTTGATTCCCTTTTCCAAGCTCCAATGAATGATGGAACTCACTATGCAGTCATGAGCTCTTATGAGTACCTCAGCACTGGACTTAAACA GTACAACTTCGATAACACAATGGGCGGTTTTTACATAGCTCCTGCTTTTATGGACAAGCTTGTTGTTCACATCACCAAGAATTTCATGACCCTGCCAAACATCAAG ATTCCTCTCATTCTTGGTATCTGGGGAGGCAAAGGTCAAGGAAAATCCTTCCAATGCGAGCTTGTGTTTGCCAAGATGGGAATCAA TCCTATCATGATGAGTGCTGGAGAGTTGGAGAGTGGAAATGCAGGAGAGCCAGCAAAGTTGATCAGGCAAAGGTACCGTGAAGCTGCTGATATAATAAAGAAGGGAAAGATGTGCGTTCTCTTCATCAACGATCTTGATGCAGGAGCTGGTCGACTTGGTGGAACCACTCAATACACTGTGAACAACCAGATGGTGAATGCCACCCTCATGAACATTGCTGATAACCCCACAAACGTTCAGCTCCCTGGTATGTACAACAAGGAAGAGAATCCCCGTGTGCCCATCGTTGTCACCGGGAACGATTTCTCAACACTGTATGCTCCTCTCATCCGTGATGGTCGTATGGAGAAGTTCTACTGGGCACCTACCAGAGACGACCGAGTTGGTGTCTGCAAGGGAATTTTCCGCACTGACAATGTTCCCGAAGATGACGTTGTCAAAATTGTTGATACCTTCCCTGGCCAATCCATTG ATTTCTTTGGTGCACTCAGGGCTAGAGTATATGATGATGAAGTGAGGAAGTGGATTTCTGGTGTTGGTATTGATGGTATTGGGAAGAAGCTTGTGAACTCAAAGGAAGGACCTCCAACCTTTGAGCAGCCCAAGATGAGTTTGAATAAGCTCTTGGAGTATGGTTACATGCTTGTCCAAGAACAAGAGAATGTGAAGAGAGTCCAACTGGCAGACAAGTACTTGAACGAAGCTGCCCTTGGTGATGCCAATCAAGATTCCATCAAGAGAGGAACTTTCTATG GCAAAGCGGCTCAGCAAATAAATGTTCCTGTTCCTGAAGGTTGTACTGATCCAAATGCCGAAAACTTCGACCCAACTGCAAGAAGTGATGATGGAACCTGCTTATACACCGTCTGA